ATGGCATCCGGTGACGGATGTCACATGACCGACGTGGACGGCAACCGGTATGTCGACCTGGTCTCGTCCTGGGGTCCGCTGCTGCTCGGCCACGCCCACCCGGAGGTGATCGCCGCCGTCCAGGCCGCGGTCGGCCGTGGGACCTCGTTCGGTACGCCGGCCGAGACCGAGGTGCTGCTGGGTGAGGAGATCGTGGCCCGGACGCCGGTGGACAAGGTCCGGCTGGTGTCGTCCGGCACCGAGGCGACGATGTCCGCGCTCCGGCTGGCCCGCGGGTTCACCGGTCGCGCCAAGATCGTCAAGTTCGCGGGTTGCTACCACGGGCACGTGGACGCGCTCCTCGCCCAGGCCGGTTCCGGCGTACTCACGCTCGGCATTCCGGGTACGCCCGGAGTGACCGAGGCGACCACCGCCGACACGATCGTCCTTCCGTACAACGACCAGGCCGCCGTCACCGCCGCGTTCGCCGAGTACGGCGACCAGATCGCGGCCGTGATCACCGAGGCGTCGCCCGGCAACATGGGCGTGGTGCCGCCGCGGGACAACTTCAACGCGTTCCTGGCCCGGACGTGTACTGACAACGGCGCGCTGTTCATTTCCGACGAGGTGATGACCGGCTTCCGGATCACGCGCTCGGGCTGGTACGGCGTGGACGGCGTACGCCCGGACCTGATGACCTTCGGCAAGGTGATGGGCGGCGGCTTCCCGGCAGCCGCGTTCGGTGGCCGCGCCGACGTGATGGCACACCTGGCGCCGGAGGGCTCGGTCTACCAGGCCGGCACCCTGTCCGGGAACCCGATCGCCACCACCGCCGGCCTGACCACGCTCCGGCTCGCCACCGACGACGTGTACGCGAAGATCGACGAGACCTCGCTGACCATCCAGCGGCTGGTCTCGACCGCGCTGGACAAGGAAGGTGTGCCGCACGTCATCAGCGCGGCCGGGAACCTCTTCAGCGTGTTCTTCGTGAAATCTTCGGAGGAACCTGCCGAGATCCGGGACTTCGCCGGTGCGAACGCACAGGTGCTGCCCAGGTTCACGGCGTTCTTCCATGCCATGCTGGACGCCGGCGTCTACCTGCCGCCGAGCGCGTTCGAGGCCTGGTTCGTCAGCGCCGTTGTCGACGACGACGCGCTGGCCGAGCTGGAGTCCGCGCTGACACCGGCGGCCCGCGCGGCCGCCGCGGTAAAGGACTGAAGGGACAGTGGTGACCGAAACGACGGTCGTGCACCTGATGCGTCACGGCGAGGTGCACAACCCGACCGGAGTCCTGTACGGCCGGATCCCCGATTTCCACCTGTCCGAGCTCGGCCGGCAGATGGCCGACCGGGTCGCCGAGCACGTCAAGGGCCGCGACATCGTGCACCTGGTCAGCTCGCCGCTGGAGCGGGCCCAGGAGACGATGCGGCCGATCGCCGAGGTGTTCGGGATCACCCCGGACATCGACGAGCGGGTGATCGAGGCGGCGAACCTGTTCGAGGGCAAGAAGTTCGGCGTCGGCGACGGCGCGCTGCGGAACCCGAGTGCCTGGTGGCTGCTGCGGAACCCGCTGAAACCGTCCTGGGGTGAGCCGTACCAGCAACTCGTCCGCCGGATGCGGGACGCGATCGAGACCGCCCGCGAGAAGGCCGCCGGGCACGAGGCGCTGATCGTGTCGCACCAGCTGCCGATCTGGATTGTCCGGTCCGCGATCGAGGGCCGCCGGCTGCCGCACGACCCGCGCAAACGGCAGTGCAGCCTGGCCAGCCTCACCTCGTTCACCTTCCACGGCGACCAGATCGTGTCCGTCGGGTACTCGGAGCCGGCGAAGGACCTGTTGCCGGTCAAGAACCCGAAGAAGTTCGTCGGAGGAGCCTGATGCGTCGCGTCGTACTGCTGGTGGCGGGCCTGATGCTTGCCGTGACCGCCTGTTCGTCTGGTCAGCAGGCGGCGCAGAACCGCCAGGGCCAGGCCGGTTTCGTCAGCGGCAACGGGAACGTGTCGGTGTTCGCGGCGGCCGACCGCAAGCCGGCGCCGGAGCTGACCGGCACCACCTTCGACGGCAAGCCGTGGACACTGTCCGACCACCGCGGCAAGGTCGTCGTCCTGAACGTGTGGGGCTCGTGGTGCCCGCCGTGCCGCAAGGAAGCACCCGATCTCGTTGGTGCGGCCAAGGAACTCGGGTCCTCGGTGCAGTTCATCGGGCTGAACACCCGGGACCAGGACCAGGCGCAGGCGAAGAAGTTCGTCCAGGAGTTCGGCGTCCCGTACCCGAATCTCTACGACCCGAGCGGCAAGGCGCTGCTGCGGTTCCGCGGCCAGATCGCGCCGGCCGCGATCCCGACCACGCTGGTGATCGACAAGTCCGGCAAGGTCGCCGCGCGGGTGGTCGGCGAAGTGACGAAGCAGACGCTGGTCGGCATGGCCAAGGACGCCGGTTGAGCTGATGGGTGAGTGGTTCGCCCAGTCGATGACGGGCTCGATGCTGGTGGCATTGCCGATCGCGGTGCTGGCCGGTGCGATCTCGTTCTTCTCGCCGTGCGTCGTCCCGTTGCTGCCCGGCTACCTTTCGTACGTCACCGGCCTGTCCGCGGCCGAGCTCGGCTCGGAGAAGCGCGGCCGGATGCTGGCCGGGACCGCCTTGTTCGTGGCCGGTTTCTCGGCCGTGTTCATCCTCACCGGCGTGCTCTTCGGTACGGCCGGGAACCTGCTGCTCGATCATCAGACCGCGATCACCCGGGTACTCGGCGGGCTGACCGTCGTACTCGGCGTGGTCTTCCTCGGCGGCTTCGGGTTCATGCAGCGCGACCTGCGCGTACACCGCGTCCCGGCGGTCGGGATCGCGGCCGCGCCGTTGCTCGGCGTACTGTTCGGATTCGGCTGGACGCCGTGTATCGGCCCGACGCTCGGGACCGTGATGACGCTCGCCGCCACCCAGGGCAGTGTCGGGCGCGGCGCGGTGCTGGCGCTGGTGTTCAGCCTCGGGCTGGGGATCCCGTTCATCGTGGCGGCGCTGGCGTTCCGGCGGATGCTGGCCGCGGTGGCCTGGGTACGCAAGCACCAGCTGCTGGTGATCCGGATCGGCGGCGTACTGATGATCGTGGTGGGACTGCTGTTGCTGACGGGAGTGTGGGATGCGATGACCGCGGACCTGCGGCAGTGGGTCGCCAACTTCGGATCGGCGGTCTGAGGTGACGGAAGTGAGGGACCGGATCGCGGCCGCCTCGGGACCGGAGGAACCGTCCGGCCCGCCGGCGCTCGGCCTCGTCGGCTGGCTGCGCTGGACCTGGCGGCAGCTCACCTCGATGAAGACCGCGCTGGTGCTGCTGTTCCTGCTCGCGCTCGGCGCGGTGCCCGGATCGCTGGTACCGCAGACGCCGATCGACCCGATCAAGGTGTCCGACTTCCTCGCCGCGCACAAGACGCTCGGCCCGATCTACGACAAGCTCGGGCTGTTCGACGTCTACAAGTCCGCCTGGTTCTCGGCGATCTACCTGCTGCTGTTCATCTCGCTGATCGGCTGTGTCGTACCGCGGCTCTCGGTGTACTTCCGCGCGTTGCGGGCCCGCCCGCCGAAACCCCCGCGGAACCTGAACCGCCTGCCCGGCTACCAGCGCTTCGAAGTTGACGACGCCGGTGACGTACTCGCCGTCGCCACCCGTGAGCTCAAGCGGCGCCGGTTCCGGATCGAGGCGTACGAGGGCGCGGTCGCGGCCGAGCGTGGGTACCTGCGCGAGGCCGGCAACCTGCTCTTCCACTTCTCGCTGATCCTGGCTCTGGTCGGCGTCGCCTGGGGATCGCTGTTCGGCTACCGCGGCACCGTACTCGTTGTCGTAGGCAACGGATTCTCCAACTCGGTGGCGCAGTACGACGACTTCACCCCCGGCCGCGCGTTCAGCGGTGACGACGATCTGCCGCCGTTCTCGCTGACGGTGAAGGACTTCGAGGCGAAGTTCCAGCAGGACGGTCCGCAGAAGGGCGCGGCCCGTGAGTTCAAGGCCCAGCTGGCGTACCAGGAAACGCCGGACGCGCCGGAGAAGTCGTACGACCTGCTGGTGAACCATCCGCTGAAGCTGGACGGCAGCAGCGTGTACCTGCTCGGCCACGGGTACGCGCCGCGGGTCACGGTGAAGGACGGACAGGGCAACGTCGCGTTCTCCGGCCCGGCGCCGTTCCTGCCGCAGGACACGAACTTCTCCTCGTTCGGCGTGATCAAGGCCCCGGACGCGCGGCCGATGACGCTCGGGTTCGAGGGCTTCTTCCTGCCGACCGCGGTGATCGGCCAGAACGGTCCGGTGTCGGTGTTCCCCGACTCGCTGAACCCGGAGCTGGTGCTGACCGGGTACTACGGCCGGCCGCAGCCGGAGACCGGGAAGCCGGAGTCGGTGTACCAGCTGGACAAGTCGAAGCTGACTCAGTTCGAGCAGAACAAGGACAAGTGGCGCGTCCAGCTCGCGCCCGGGCAGAGCGTGCAGCTGCCGGACAAGGCCGGGTCGCTCACCTTCAACGGCTACAGCCGCTGGGTGAAGCTGCAGATCAGCCACACTCCGGGTACGGACCTCGCGCTGGCGGGCATCCTGCTGGCGATCCTCGGCCTGATGGGTTCGCTGTTCGTGCATCCACGGCGTACCTGGGTGCGGGTCCGCGAGCAGGACGGGCGTACCGTGGTCGAGGTCGCCGGCCTGGACCGCGGGCCCGAACGCGGGCTCGGTGACGAGATCCGGGCCATTACCGACCGATTGAAGCCTGCCGGCTCGAGCAACGAGGAGCAGTCATGAGCCCGGAGACCTACGCGCAAGTCTCCAACTTGCTGATCCCGACCGCCACGGTGATCTATGCCATCGCGATGGTTTCGCACGCGATGGAGTGGGCGCTCGGCCGGGCGGCAGTCGCGCAGAAGGCCGAAGCCAAGGTGGAGACACTGGTCGCCTCCGACGGGGCAGCTGTCTCCGGCGGGACCTCCGGCGGAGCGGACTCGGCCGGCGGACGCGCTGAAACCGGCG
The genomic region above belongs to Kribbella solani and contains:
- a CDS encoding cytochrome c biogenesis CcdA family protein, giving the protein MGEWFAQSMTGSMLVALPIAVLAGAISFFSPCVVPLLPGYLSYVTGLSAAELGSEKRGRMLAGTALFVAGFSAVFILTGVLFGTAGNLLLDHQTAITRVLGGLTVVLGVVFLGGFGFMQRDLRVHRVPAVGIAAAPLLGVLFGFGWTPCIGPTLGTVMTLAATQGSVGRGAVLALVFSLGLGIPFIVAALAFRRMLAAVAWVRKHQLLVIRIGGVLMIVVGLLLLTGVWDAMTADLRQWVANFGSAV
- the resB gene encoding cytochrome c biogenesis protein ResB, whose translation is MRDRIAAASGPEEPSGPPALGLVGWLRWTWRQLTSMKTALVLLFLLALGAVPGSLVPQTPIDPIKVSDFLAAHKTLGPIYDKLGLFDVYKSAWFSAIYLLLFISLIGCVVPRLSVYFRALRARPPKPPRNLNRLPGYQRFEVDDAGDVLAVATRELKRRRFRIEAYEGAVAAERGYLREAGNLLFHFSLILALVGVAWGSLFGYRGTVLVVVGNGFSNSVAQYDDFTPGRAFSGDDDLPPFSLTVKDFEAKFQQDGPQKGAAREFKAQLAYQETPDAPEKSYDLLVNHPLKLDGSSVYLLGHGYAPRVTVKDGQGNVAFSGPAPFLPQDTNFSSFGVIKAPDARPMTLGFEGFFLPTAVIGQNGPVSVFPDSLNPELVLTGYYGRPQPETGKPESVYQLDKSKLTQFEQNKDKWRVQLAPGQSVQLPDKAGSLTFNGYSRWVKLQISHTPGTDLALAGILLAILGLMGSLFVHPRRTWVRVREQDGRTVVEVAGLDRGPERGLGDEIRAITDRLKPAGSSNEEQS
- a CDS encoding TlpA family protein disulfide reductase, whose product is MRRVVLLVAGLMLAVTACSSGQQAAQNRQGQAGFVSGNGNVSVFAAADRKPAPELTGTTFDGKPWTLSDHRGKVVVLNVWGSWCPPCRKEAPDLVGAAKELGSSVQFIGLNTRDQDQAQAKKFVQEFGVPYPNLYDPSGKALLRFRGQIAPAAIPTTLVIDKSGKVAARVVGEVTKQTLVGMAKDAG
- a CDS encoding histidine phosphatase family protein produces the protein MRHGEVHNPTGVLYGRIPDFHLSELGRQMADRVAEHVKGRDIVHLVSSPLERAQETMRPIAEVFGITPDIDERVIEAANLFEGKKFGVGDGALRNPSAWWLLRNPLKPSWGEPYQQLVRRMRDAIETAREKAAGHEALIVSHQLPIWIVRSAIEGRRLPHDPRKRQCSLASLTSFTFHGDQIVSVGYSEPAKDLLPVKNPKKFVGGA
- the hemL gene encoding glutamate-1-semialdehyde 2,1-aminomutase; protein product: MPDHTVQSAELFARATAVTPGGVNSPVRAFRAVGGVPRFMASGDGCHMTDVDGNRYVDLVSSWGPLLLGHAHPEVIAAVQAAVGRGTSFGTPAETEVLLGEEIVARTPVDKVRLVSSGTEATMSALRLARGFTGRAKIVKFAGCYHGHVDALLAQAGSGVLTLGIPGTPGVTEATTADTIVLPYNDQAAVTAAFAEYGDQIAAVITEASPGNMGVVPPRDNFNAFLARTCTDNGALFISDEVMTGFRITRSGWYGVDGVRPDLMTFGKVMGGGFPAAAFGGRADVMAHLAPEGSVYQAGTLSGNPIATTAGLTTLRLATDDVYAKIDETSLTIQRLVSTALDKEGVPHVISAAGNLFSVFFVKSSEEPAEIRDFAGANAQVLPRFTAFFHAMLDAGVYLPPSAFEAWFVSAVVDDDALAELESALTPAARAAAAVKD